A DNA window from Anaerocolumna sp. AGMB13020 contains the following coding sequences:
- the fliD gene encoding flagellar filament capping protein FliD, whose amino-acid sequence MAIRMSGMISGLDTDSIIKELMSAKSAKKTKLVQQKTKVEWKQEIWSDLNTKLYKLYTDQLSKVRLAGNYATKKVTSSNENMVTATASASAGSGSHTIEIKQLASAQYITGGSKTGLKGSSTLKEAGMDVGNVIKITSGTGSTATTKSLEITATTTINDLVNTMKTAGLTASFDEAQGRFFITGKNSGEANAFSIQTFKLDTAESAAFKSASEALKSAAGVSDSQISTYQSLLEDVAKKESAYNAATDKVTAWTELQAAKQKVTDAEESFYTTAASKTVIAERLDELKEAAAGNGSEEAKKVYGEIETAVKKKYYELDADGNIKLPKTFSQAAINSSKAAIMSEATAYINKGMNDGTLTFDTVAERNQAIQDKYTSLLNDIDADESTALAKKTQELYNKQLDTAMSNSATIYPSTTEGTSKVKTEVEALKADGAISTAMNNYKTARVAYANAVNNATDVETGQLSAIGLADIKVDIVNGKPSVVSSGGPSGFQLKAAVDSTIILDGATITNAGNTFSAAGVTYNLKNAQEGTTINVSVTNDTQAVYDMVKNFVKSYNEILTEMNTLYNATSAKGYEPLTDEQKEAMSDKQIEIWEDKIKDSLLRRDDKLGGVLNTLRTSLQGSISVNGKNYSLASFGIVTGAYTEKGLLHIQGDSDDATYSDKTNKLKEALSSDPDAVANALAGLTSNLYSAMQDKMKSSSVSSALTFYNDKEMKSQVTDYTKQITAWETRLQDMEDRYYKQYSAMETALAKLQSTSNSLSGLFGN is encoded by the coding sequence ATGGCAATTAGAATGTCTGGAATGATATCAGGATTGGATACGGATTCTATAATAAAAGAACTTATGTCTGCTAAATCTGCCAAGAAGACGAAACTTGTACAACAGAAGACAAAGGTGGAGTGGAAACAGGAGATATGGTCAGACCTAAATACAAAGCTTTATAAGTTATATACAGATCAGCTTTCCAAGGTACGTCTGGCAGGTAATTACGCTACCAAGAAGGTGACTTCCTCTAATGAGAATATGGTTACTGCAACGGCTAGCGCCTCTGCTGGTAGTGGATCACATACGATTGAGATAAAGCAACTTGCTTCGGCTCAATACATAACAGGTGGTAGTAAAACAGGGCTTAAGGGCAGCAGTACTTTAAAAGAAGCCGGCATGGATGTAGGAAATGTAATTAAGATTACATCTGGTACAGGCAGTACCGCAACTACTAAAAGTCTCGAGATTACTGCAACTACTACAATTAATGATCTTGTAAATACCATGAAAACAGCTGGGCTTACCGCAAGTTTTGACGAGGCACAGGGAAGATTCTTCATTACAGGTAAAAACAGTGGTGAAGCGAATGCTTTTTCTATTCAAACCTTTAAACTGGATACGGCGGAAAGTGCAGCATTTAAATCAGCCTCAGAGGCATTAAAGTCAGCAGCAGGCGTATCAGATTCCCAAATATCAACCTATCAGTCTTTGTTAGAAGATGTAGCGAAGAAAGAAAGTGCCTATAATGCAGCAACAGATAAGGTTACAGCATGGACGGAGCTTCAGGCAGCAAAGCAAAAGGTGACAGATGCAGAAGAAAGTTTCTATACTACTGCTGCAAGTAAAACAGTTATTGCAGAACGCCTCGATGAATTAAAGGAAGCAGCCGCTGGAAATGGTTCAGAAGAAGCGAAAAAAGTTTATGGAGAAATTGAAACAGCAGTTAAAAAGAAATATTATGAATTAGATGCGGATGGTAATATAAAATTACCTAAAACATTCTCCCAGGCTGCAATAAACAGTTCAAAAGCCGCAATAATGAGTGAAGCTACAGCATACATCAATAAAGGAATGAATGACGGGACGCTAACCTTTGATACGGTTGCGGAAAGAAATCAGGCAATACAAGATAAATATACGAGTTTGTTAAACGATATTGATGCTGATGAGTCAACAGCACTTGCAAAAAAAACGCAAGAATTATATAATAAGCAACTAGATACAGCTATGAGCAATTCTGCTACTATATATCCCTCTACAACAGAAGGAACTTCAAAAGTAAAGACTGAGGTTGAAGCTTTAAAAGCAGATGGAGCAATTTCAACAGCTATGAACAACTATAAAACAGCAAGAGTTGCTTATGCTAATGCAGTCAATAATGCAACTGATGTTGAAACTGGACAACTTTCTGCGATAGGGCTTGCTGATATAAAAGTTGACATAGTAAATGGGAAGCCTTCTGTAGTGAGTTCTGGAGGACCATCAGGTTTTCAGCTGAAGGCAGCAGTTGATTCTACAATTATATTAGATGGTGCTACAATCACAAATGCAGGAAATACTTTTTCAGCTGCTGGAGTTACCTATAATCTAAAAAATGCTCAAGAAGGTACAACTATAAATGTAAGTGTAACCAATGATACACAAGCTGTGTATGATATGGTCAAAAATTTTGTTAAGAGTTATAATGAAATATTAACAGAAATGAATACTCTGTATAACGCAACATCAGCTAAAGGTTATGAACCTCTTACGGATGAACAAAAAGAAGCCATGTCGGATAAACAGATTGAGATTTGGGAGGATAAGATTAAAGATTCTCTTCTTAGACGGGATGATAAGTTAGGAGGAGTATTAAATACTCTTAGAACTTCTCTTCAAGGAAGTATATCTGTAAACGGCAAGAATTACTCATTAGCCAGTTTTGGTATTGTTACGGGGGCTTATACGGAAAAAGGACTACTTCATATACAAGGAGATTCAGATGATGCTACCTATTCGGATAAAACGAATAAGCTAAAGGAAGCATTATCTTCAGATCCAGATGCAGTAGCAAATGCTTTGGCTGGTCTTACCAGTAACCTATACTCAGCTATGCAAGATAAAATGAAAAGTAGTTCCGTAAGTAGTGCATTGACCTTTTATAACGATAAGGAAATGAAGTCGCAGGTGACAGATTATACGAAACAAATTACAGCATGGGAAACCAGACTTCAGGATATGGAAGATCGTTACTATAAACAGTATTCTGCTATGGAGACAGCTCTTGCAAAATTACAGTCAACCAGTAACTCTTTGTCTGGACTATTTGGCAATTAA
- the fliS gene encoding flagellar export chaperone FliS produces MAINAALAYQNNAIQTASPAELTLMLYEGAIKFTNIAIMALEEGNVEKVHLNIVKVENIILELRSTLDHKYQVAEDFDRVYEYIYRCLVDANVKKDKAILEEALGYTREMRDTWKEVMKSNKMK; encoded by the coding sequence ATGGCTATTAATGCAGCTTTAGCATATCAAAATAATGCGATACAGACAGCATCTCCCGCAGAACTCACATTAATGTTATATGAGGGTGCTATAAAATTTACCAATATAGCAATTATGGCACTTGAGGAAGGTAATGTTGAAAAAGTACACTTAAATATTGTTAAAGTAGAAAATATTATACTAGAACTACGTTCTACCCTGGATCATAAATATCAGGTGGCAGAAGATTTCGATCGAGTATATGAGTATATTTATAGATGTCTTGTAGATGCTAATGTAAAAAAAGATAAAGCAATACTAGAAGAAGCTTTAGGGTATACACGTGAGATGAGAGATACCTGGAAAGAAGTTATGAAATCAAATAAGATGAAGTAA
- a CDS encoding flagellin N-terminal helical domain-containing protein: MIVQHNMAAANTNRQLGITNSSLAKKTEKLSSGYKINRAGDDAAGLSISEKMRGQIRGLEKASTNAQDGISLIQTAEGALNESHSILQRMRELTVQASNDTNVSADRDAIQAEIGQLTEELTRIASQTEFNKQKLLDGTLTQVNLQVGANNGQSISFSIDSMDAAGLSVSGVSTSVSDYASATASLTTIDKALESVSKQRSLMGAMQNRLEHTIANADNTAENLQASESRIRDVDMAKEMVGYSKDSILQQAAQSMLAQANQATQGVLSLLR, encoded by the coding sequence ATGATAGTACAACACAATATGGCAGCAGCCAACACTAACAGACAGTTAGGTATCACAAACAGTAGCCTTGCTAAGAAAACTGAGAAGTTATCTTCCGGTTACAAAATCAACCGTGCTGGTGATGATGCAGCAGGACTTTCTATTTCAGAGAAAATGCGTGGACAGATTAGAGGTTTAGAGAAAGCTTCTACTAATGCTCAGGATGGTATTTCACTTATTCAGACAGCAGAAGGTGCTTTAAATGAATCTCATTCCATTCTTCAAAGAATGAGAGAGTTAACAGTACAGGCATCTAATGATACTAACGTTAGTGCAGACCGTGATGCAATCCAGGCTGAGATTGGACAGCTTACTGAGGAGCTTACTAGAATTGCTAGTCAGACAGAGTTCAATAAGCAGAAATTGTTAGATGGTACATTAACACAGGTAAATCTTCAGGTTGGCGCTAATAATGGTCAGAGTATTTCCTTCTCTATTGACTCTATGGATGCTGCTGGATTAAGTGTAAGTGGTGTAAGTACAAGTGTATCTGATTACGCTTCTGCTACAGCTTCACTTACAACAATTGATAAAGCATTAGAATCTGTATCAAAACAACGTTCATTAATGGGTGCTATGCAGAATCGTCTGGAGCATACAATTGCTAATGCTGATAATACAGCTGAAAATTTACAGGCATCTGAGTCCCGTATCCGTGACGTTGATATGGCAAAAGAAATGGTTGGATACTCAAAAGACAGCATTCTTCAGCAGGCTGCTCAGTCTATGCTTGCTCAGGCAAATCAGGCAACACAGGGTGTTCTTTCATTATTAAGATAA